The nucleotide window TGTTAAAGACAGTTGTGTCAGATGATTTCAAAAAAGAGAATAGTGGAAAAAAAGCACAAGAGGTAATTGCTCAAATGCCCAAAAATATTATTCTGAATGCTGGATATCTGAGTGGGCTAAGTTTCGGATGGACAATGCATGAAATTATTCAGCAAGAGAATGAGAGATTGGATTTGATTGAAAAAATTGAAAAGTGGTGTGACTTTGACTCTGACGTTGGTTTCGGAAAGTTAGAACTGATTAAGGATAATATCCCAGCTGATTTTGAAGAGTCTCCAGAGAAAACTTTCGAAATAAAACTGTCAGATAATTTTGTGGTTTATAAAAGGGGAAATGATGATGTAAACCTCTGTAGTTTCATAGCAGGTTATATTCAAGGTGTGCTAGAAAAAGTAGTACAGTTACCTTTAAAGATTAAACATAAGCCAAAATTGAACCATTGTGAACAGTTCCAGCCGGGACAGAATTACTGCATTTTTTTGATTGAAACTGATATGGAGAAAATGAAATCCATAAAAAGTGAAGTAAATGAAAAGTACAAGTATGAATTAACTCCAAATCCCGTTTTTCAGGAACGAATCAAATGAGTGAAAGAGATGAAAATAAGTTATTAAACTTCCTTGATACGGTAAGTACATTAAGTGGTGATTTGATCGAACACTATAAGTCTTTAATTTCTACTGCTGTAGAATTATTAGAGCAATCAGAAGAAAACTTGGATGCGGTCGTCAACAAGATTGCTCAAAAACTAGGACAACCATATGAGGGCCAAATACTCAATATGTTGAATTCTATTGAGACTACTGTGGAAGAAAGTGCTCCTGAAGAAAAACTTATTGTCTCTGAAGTCAGACCATTCATTGTGCATGGGCATGATTCTGCAGCCTTGTTTGAATTGAAGGACCTCCTTCAAAATGATTTTGGTTTTCAAGAGCCGATTTCGCTACAACAGCAGGCTCCAGGTGGCAAGACCCTAATAGAACTTTTCGAAGATTACGCATCAAAAGCGACAGTTGTTTTTGTCCTTTTGACTGGAGATGATCCATGTCTGGATGAGTCGGGTGAGGAAATACTTTTACCTCGACAGAATGTGACTTTCGAATTTGGATATTTTGTTGGAGCATTGGGACGGCTCAGTGGAAAAGTAATTGTCTTACGAAAAGGCAAGGTAAAAATGCCCTCAGATGTGAAAGGCTGGCGATACATCGATGTGACTAATGGTATAAAGGCGGCCTACGCGGAGATCAAAAATGCCCTTACGCAGACTACCATTATCAAATAGCTTCTACTCCAACACCAGGTCCCAGTCCTTCCAAACGGGTTCATAGCCTTGTTTCAGCAGGAGTTCGCTGATTTCTTCGGGAGTTCTTTCGTCGGAGATCTCAAATTGTTCCAGGGATTGAGGTTCTACTGAATAGCCTCCAGGATTAGTTTTGGATCCCGCACTCATCGAGGTAATGCCCAGTTTAAGGACATTATTCCTGAAAACTTCCGTTTCTCGGGTAGACAAGGAAAGCTCCACTTCCTGGTCAAAGAGGCGGTAGGCACAGATCAATTGCACCAGGTCACGGTCAGTCATTTCTACTTTCGGTTCCAGACCTCCCGAAAAGGGACGCAACCTGGGGAAGGAAATCGAGTATTTCGTCTGCCAGTAGGTTCGTTCCAGATAATCCAAATGCAGGGCAACGAAGAAGCTGTCCACTCGCCAGTCTTCCAGGCCGTACAAAGCGCCGAGGCCCATTTTGTGGATGCCAGCTTTGCCTAAACGATCAGGGGTTTCCAGTCGATAATCGAAATTGGATTTCTTGCCTTTAGGATGATGCTTTTTGTAATCGGCCTTGTGGTAAGTTTCCTGATAGACCAATACGGCATGTAATCCGAGGGGGATCAATTCCTCATATTCATGCTGATCCAACGGCTGTACTTCCATGCTCACATTGGCAAAATGCGAGCGGATTTGTTTGATGGCATTGGCCAGGTAGGGGACGCCTACCGTACGGTTCGCTTCTCCGGTGACCAACAGTACATGTTGGAATCCCATGGCTTTGATGGCGGCTGTTTCCGCCAGTATTTCCTTATCAGAAAGGGTCTTTCTACGGATCTTATTGTCCAGGCTAAAGCCACAATAGGTGCAAATGTTCTGGCACTCATTGGACAAGTAGAAAGGCGCATACAACTGGATTGTATTTCCAAACCTTTGAAGGGTAAGCTGCTGACTCAATTGTGCCATGTCTTCCAGGTATGGAGTGGCCGCTGGGGAGATCAGCGCTTTGAAATCTTCGAGATCACGGGCGGGACTAGTCAATGCACGTTCTACATCCGCAGCAGTTTTACCATAAATGGATTCCTTTTCCAGGTCCCAGGAATGGCGATCGAATATGTCCTTGAAGCTACTCACTCAGAAAAGAAGTTAATGGACTACTAGCCACCGCATGAACCACCGGAGAGGCCAGTTTGGCTTCATAGGCCATACGACCTGCTTCTACCGCCATTTTGAAGGCAATGGCCATTTCTACGGGATTTTCTGATACAGCAATGGCCGTATTGACCAGTACGGCATCCGCACCAATTTCCATGGCTTTGGCTGCATCAGAAGGCGCGCCTATGCCCGCATCTACGACGACCGGTACTTTGGCTTGTTCAATGATGATTTCCAGGAAATCGATCGTTTTTAGGCCTTTATTGCTGCCTATAGGGGACCCCAATGGCATGACCGCTGCCGTTCCGGCTTCTTCGAGTCTTTTGCACAATACCGGATCTGCATGGATGTAAGGCATCACCACAAAACCCAGTTTTGCCAATTCTTCGGTCGCTTTCAAGGTTTCCACAGGATCTGGCATCAGGTACTTAGGGTCTGGATGAATTTCGAGTTTAATGAAATTGGTTTCCAGGGCTTCCCGGGCCAATTGTGCTGCAAATACAGCCTCCTTTGCAGAGCGAACACCAGAAGTATTGGGCAGTAAATTGATCCGCGGGTGGTTCAATTGGTCGAGTAGTAAGTCTTCCTTGTTGTTGACCTCCACACGTTTCAGGGCAACGGTGACCAATTCGGATGCTGAAGCTTCCAAAGCGGTTTTCATCAGCTGATTGTTGCTGAATTTACCCGTACCGGTGAAAAGGCGGGATTTGAAAGTTTTATTACCTACGATTAATTCGTTCATAAATTCATCATGGTTTGAGGGGCAGGAATGTCTGGAGCCAGTCGTTGTAAGGCATTGTTCACAATTGCTTCTTTGTCCTCCGCCTTATTGATCAGGGAGGCTACAGCGATGCCATAAACTCCGGCATCCAGCAGGTCATTGATATCTTTTAGCTGAACACTGCCAATAGCTATAATTGGCAACTTATTTCCTTCTGATTTGGCATGACCGATCAGGTGTCGGTAGCCTTCTATGCCCAACACCGGACTCAACTGCGCTTTCGTGGAGGTATATCGCAAAGGACCCAGACCAATGTAATTCACCCCGCTTTTATTAAGTCTGCGGATGTCTTCCAGTGTATTGGCTGTTCCGCCTATGATTATATCCTCACCGAGGATTTCACGGGCTTCTGCTGGTGGCATATCCTTCTTTCCAATATGAACGCCATCGGCTTCTACTGCCGCAGCGATTTTCACATGGTCATTTAGGATGAAAGTAGCCTGAAATTCATTGCAGATCTGTCGCACATCTGAAGCAATAGCCTTCACTTCCTTTTTGGGAAGGTCTTTCAATCGCAACTGTACCCAACGAACCCCAGCTTCACATGCTTCGGTGATCAATGTAGCGTGATCTTTTTCAGGTAAGTCTTGTGAGATATAATGCAACCGGGAAATCATGCCTGATTGATTAATTTTTGATATTGTGTCAGTCGATCAGATACCTTAGTTTGTTGCCAGATACTTCCGAGTACAGCAGCGCCTTTAAATCCAAGGGCTTTTGTGCTTGATACATTATACACAGATATGCCGCCTAAAGCGAAAATCGGGAAGTGAGGCGTCTTTAATAGGAAGGCTTTCAGGGATTCAATGGAAAAACGGGCCTGATAATCGGACTTTGATAAACTGTCGAAAATAGGGCTGAGGAAACCATAATTCAGCGTTTGTGAACAAGCCTGAATCTCTTCAAATGCATGAAAAGACCAGGAAACATGTTTTCCATGTGTGTCTTCCGGAGCGTTGCCGGTGCTTTTGATATGGTATCCGCCCAAATTCATTTCCTCAACTAGTTCGTGGTGTTCGTGTACAATGAGCCGATCCCGGAAATCAGTATCAATTTCCCGGATCAGCGTTTTGACTTGTGCTGCTGAAGCATGTGGTTTGCGTACATGAAGCTTCCTAAGACCTGCCTCCATTAAGGCATTGCAGGTGGTTGCTTCTTCGCTGACCGATCCTTCAGCAGTGATCACCACGATCTCGAAAGCTTTATTGGTCGATGTAGATTTCACCTCCCGTTTCCGCAAATTCGGCTGCTTTTTGCTTCATTCCTTCTTCAAGTGCTTGATCAGTAGTCAGCTCTTTCTCAGCAGCGTATTCTCTCACATCCTGAGTGATTTTCATCGAGCAGAAGTTTGGTCCACACATGCTGCAGAAGTGAGCCACTTTTGCACCCTCGGCAGGCAATGTCTCATCATGGAATTCACGTGCCGTATCCGGATCAAGAGAAAGGTTGAACTGATCTTCCCATCGGAATTCAAATCGAGCTTTGCTCAGCGCATTGTCCCGGTATTGGGCACCAGGATGTCCTTTACCCAGGTCCGCGGCATGTGCCGCAATCTTGTAGGTAATTACACCATCCTTCACATCTTTCTTATTGGGTAATCCCAGGTGCTCCTTTGGTGTCACGTAGCACAACATCGCACAACCGTACCATCCGATCATGGCGGCGCCGATTCCTGAAGTGATGTGATCGTATCCGGGAGCAATATCAGTGGTCAATGGCCCGAGCGTGTAGAAAGGTGCCTCATCACACGCTTCCAATTGCTTTTCCATGTTTTCTTTGATCATGTGCATGGGCACGTGACCGGGACCCTCGATCATCACCTGTACATCGTGTTTCCAGGCGATCTTGGTCAATTCTCCCAAAGTCTCCAATTCCGCAAACTGCGCTTTGTCATTGGCATCCGCTAAAGAACCAGGACGCAAGCCATCTCCTAATGAAAAGGAAACGTCATAGGCCTTCATGATTTCGCAGATCTCTTCAAAATGGGTATATAGGAAGCTTTCTTTGTGATGTGCCAGACACCATTTGGCCATGATGGAGCCACCACGTGAGACTATTCCTGTTACGCGCTTGGCCGTCAAAGGAATGTATGGTAAACGGACACCCGCATGAATCGTGAAGTAATCCACGCCTTGTTCAGCTTGTTCAATTAAGGTGTCTCGGAAAATTTCCCAGGTGAGGTCTTCGGCCTTACCATTAACTTTTTCCAATGCCTGGTAGATAGGCACGGTTCCGATTGGTACGGGGCTGTTTCTTAAAATCCATTCACGGGTCTCGTGGATATTTTTTCCAGTAGACAGGTCCATGATGGTATCCGCACCCCAATGGCACGCCCACACGGCTTTTTCTACTTCCTCTTCAATGCTGGAAGTAACCGCAGAGTTTCCAATGTTCGCATTGATCTTCACTAGGAAATTACGACCAATGATCATTGGCTCAGATTCCGGGTGATTGATGTTCGCTGGGATGATCGCACGACCTTTTGCAACCTCTTCACGGACAAATTCGGCGGTGATTTTCTCCTTAGGCGTATTCGCCCCAAAGTTTTCACCCGGATGCTGCTCATTCAGGTGATTCCATTCTTCAATTTTTTGATTCTCACGGATCGCGATATACTCCATCTCCGGGGTAATGATGCCTTGTTTGGCATAGTGCATCTGCGTCACGTTTTTACCCGCTTGTGCTTTTTTAGGCTTGGCCAGGTGTTTGAATCGCAAAGCATCCAGTGAACTATCATTGAGCCTTTCCTGGCCATACTGAGAAGTGATCCCTTCTAGTTTTTCTATATCACCACGACCATCAATCCATTCTTCACGTAGCTTGGGTAACCCTTGCTTCACATCAATATCTACATTAGGATCTGTGTAAGGTCCACTGGTATCGTATACTGTCACAGCGGGGTTTTGCTCCACCGGTGCAGAAGGATTAAACTTGAGTTTGGTATCGTTTAGCGTGATTTCCCGCATGGCCACTTTGATGTCATGGATTTCTCCAGAGACATACACTTTTTTGGAAGCCGGGAATGGATCACGGGTGATCACATCAGCTGCTGGAATTTTGTCCGTTCTACTCATAGAATTTGTTTTATCCGCCTTGAACAGCGGTGATGATGAGAATATTATCGTTTGGTTTTAAAAGGTAGTCCTCCCATTGTTGTCGAGGTACAATCTGATCATTAACCGCGAGGGCAACACCTGTATCGTAATGTTGATTCTGGTCTTTTAGAAAATTACCTAGTGACAAGTTTTCAGAGGGCAAAGAGAACTCCTTATCGTTCAGCTTAATGTTCATAAGCAAATGAATTAATACGCTTCAGGAGCCACCGGTTACGGTAGATTTCTCGCTTTTCCCTTCGGCTGCATGACCAGCATCAGGTTTTGAGGGTATGATCTCAGCCTGGAACGGCACCCCTAAAGTCGTGGCAAATATATATAAGAAATTCCATGAAAAGGAGATGGGTTTATTCACCGAAGGAATCTTGCATCTTAGATATAATGGTTTAAGGAAATTTACTACAATGAGCTTACAGCTTGATCATAGGTTTACGAAATGATCAACTTTATTCATTCATGAATTTGCAGAACACCAAGAAAGGCATTTACCGGATTTGTTTTTGTTTGATATGCTTCTTTAGCGCTAATGAAGTATTGTGCCAGGAATTAAAGGACGTGGAACAATCCAGTATATCAGTCTACCTTCAAACTGGAACGATGGTATTTCTGCATACTGGGACGTTTAACCTGGAATATACGTTTGCCCGAGTTTCAAATGAGCGAATTAAATTCAATTCCAGAATCGGAATAGGAGGGATCGCTGTAGCGTTTGGGGAGGGTGGATCCGGGGTTTTGGCGGGAGTCACCATGTTAACAGGGAAACGTCAGCACCACTTTGAATCTGGATTAGGCTTGTTTTTATTGGTGGATTCTCTCCGAGATTATGAGGATGTATTGACCGAAAGCCCAGACCTGATTCCCTTGCCTCTACTGGAAATTGGTTATCGTTATCAGCCTCCGAATGGAGGAATTACCTTCAAAACGACCATTGGAACGTTAGGCCTAGGGGTAGGTTTGGGGTATAATTTTTAAAAAATTACAATGTGGTATTTTCTGAGCCGGATTTTTCTTTTCTGAAAAGATGAATGATTCGTTCGGAATGATCATATATAGTTCATGACGGAAATCTGCAATTCACAATAACATGTTTAATGAAATTAGCCTTGGAGCTGTTTTTAGGCAATTCTAACCTTTCTTATATGATTACTAAAGCCATTCAACAGATCAATTCAACACACGCAATCGTTGCTTTTTTAATTGCCTGCATTATTCTCTGTGCTTCTTCAGAAGTATTCGGAACTTCCATCAGATTTGACCATCAATTCAATATCACTGCAGAAGGTTCGGTAAGCCAAATAGATTCTCTTGAAGCCTTTGTGAATCGTGATATTCTGGTGATACAGCGGTATGGTGGAACCAAAAGGAAATGGGTGAAGAAGGGGACACTCATGAAAGTTTTTGTAATACCTTTTCCGGCAGATTCCGTGGGGTTATCCTACGAAAAATCATTTTTATCGGGCAAGGATGTTTATCGGGGCCATTTTGTATCATTGGTGGGGGATACCCTGACTTTGATCAGGTCAGGAAAAGAGCTGAAGTTCGATATTGATAACCTTCATCAGGTAAAAGTGTACAATGACATTGGTGCCCGTGTTTTTGGAGACATGGTCAATACAGCCAGCTTTGTAAGTTTTGGTTATTCAGGTCTTCTCTTTGGAGTAGGTGTCGTCTGGACCCAGAGTGATGAAGCCTTTTCCAATGCTTTTTCAGGTCCGTTGATGGCTGCAGGAGTTGTCCTGGGTGGTTTGAGTTATCTGTTGCATCGATTGGGATTGGTTATCCGAAGGAATAAGTATGACCTGATCAATGATTGGTATATCGTTCGAACTTTTTAAGGATGAATCGTATAATATTCCTCTGGTTATTTTATAGCATAAGTTCTATGACCAATGCGCAAGAAAACATACCGGTTTATTTGATCCCTGGTCAGGGCGGAGATGGTCGTTTGTTCAATAACCTGACTTTGCCTAAAGGTTTCGAGGCTCGGCACGTGGTGTATGAACGACCAGAGGCTGGGATGAGCATGCAGGATTACGCGAAACAGCTGACGCGGCAGATAGATACCACAAATAAGTTTATTCTACTAGGCGTTTCTCTTGGTGGCATGCTGGCCACAGAGATGAGCGAATTGGTGGATGCCGAAAAAGTAATCATCATTTCTAGTGCCAAAGGACGCCACGAACTTCCGGGTAGGTATACATTCCAGAGTAAGGTTCCGATTTACAAATTGGTGTCACCGAAGACTGCCAAGTTCGGAGCAAAGCTGCTACAACCCATCGTCGAACCAGACCGACAAAAAGAAAAGGAAACTTTCAAAGCGATGCTTCGGGACAAAGACGCCATTTTTCTTAGACGTACCATTGAGATGATCATGCATTGGGACCGAACTGATGCTCCTAAAAACATCATTCACATCCATGGCAATAAAGACCATACCATTCCCATTCGAAAAGTCGATTATGACATTTTGGTGCCTGGAGGTAGCCACATGATCACTCTGACGAGAGGGGAGGAGATCAGTCAATTGGTTAAAGAGGTTTTGTTAGATAAATCTCCGTCATCATGACGGGAAATAGGATTACAGCCTGATCATTAACTATAACCAAAAACCAATCAAGCATTTCCACTCAATACCTTAAGCGCCTGCACGAATGCATCCAGTTCTTCCGTAGTGGTATACACATTAGGTGTTACCCTAACGCCTTCTACATTGATGCGTTTGATGGCCACGGTCCAGATGTTGTGTTCATCGAGGAGTTTCTTCGCTAATGTTGAGGGCTCCATGCCTTCAATACCTACGTTCCCAATGGCACCATGACGCTCCATTTCCTTTGGCGTGTTGACATTTACTTGAGGCAAGTCCCGGACTTTAGAAGTCCAGTAGTCTTGCAGGTATTTCAGTCGAGCTTCCTTGCGTTTCGTTCCAATCTTGTTGTGAAAGTCAATGGCATTGAGGATGGTGAGATCCGTATGCACTGGATGAGTACCAATGTGGTTCAAACGGGTAATGTCATCAGCATCCCTCGGCCCTTCGGCCAGCAGTGGGGTTATGTTATTGGCTTTCCCCTTTTTCACATAAAGAAAACCAGCTCCAAGAGGAACACTAAGCCATTTGTGCAGACTTGTTCCATAGTAATCACAATCCAGGTCCGGAATATTGAAGTCCAGATGAGCAAAAGCATGAGCGCCATCTACCATGACTTCCACACCCTTGCTGTGTGCCATGTCACAGATTTTACGAATAGGCAGCACCTGACCGGTGATGTTCACCAGATGGCAAACCATTAAGAGTCGGGTTTTTTCAGTGATGGCAGCGGCATACAAATCGACGATTTCTTCATCATTATTTGGGTGATTAGGCAGAGAAACCCGCTTCGCAACGATGCCATGTCTGCTTTCCATTAATGTGAATTGGTTGAGCATAGCACCATAATCTTGTTCTGCCATTACCGCTTCATCTCCTTCCTGCCAGGGAACACCAGCAATGATCAAGTCCAAAGATTCAGTTGTGTTTCTGGTGATCACTAATTCTTCGGGCGAACATCCAGCCATCGCGGCCAGTTTTTCGGAGCTTTTCTTCTTGTTTTCCCATTGGACCGTGCGCATGTAATAGGAGCCCTGATAATTCACCTCTCGAACATGCTGGATGAAATTTTCCAACGTTTCCTCAGGTTGAATGCAGTAATATCCATTTTCAAGATTGATGTACTCGTCTTTCAATCGATAGCCTTTTCGAATGGTTTTCCAGAATGTTTCATCCTGAGCCAATTGAGCGGGAGTCACATCGGCTTTGGTTGCTACTAATTGATCCAGATGCTGCAAGGTGAATGGTGCCCCCATGCTGAGGGCAGAAAACTGTTTGATGAACGTGCGCTTATCCATGTTTGAAAGATAAGGACTTATGGTTTGAATTGGAAGAAGGTCGTGAAGCCTACCCTTTAGAATTATTCAATTAACGCGTTAAGTAATTCTCTCAATATCTGGTACCTTACCGGAAACAATTGAATTATGAAATCCTTGTTGACTTGTTGTTTCCTGCTTTTTGTTCACATGACCATCGCTCAGAATGCCTTTGATGACATGACGAATGAAAAGATCCAGAAGATTCTCTATCGGGAGGCACAAGATGTGAAAGGTCAGCTCGGTGCCTGGCAATTTACCTATCAGGAGCTAATGACCATGATCCTGACCGATGAAAATGCCAATCGAATGCGGATCATGAGTCCCATCATTGAAGAGAAAGACATCAAACAGGAGCAGTATAAATTGATGCTGGAGGCCAACTTTGACCGTGCTTTAGATGCAAAATACGCTGTATTCGATGGTGTTGTATGGTCGGTTTTTACCCATCCCCTGGCCGAATTGGAAGTGGAGCAATTCAAAGACGCGCTGGATCAGGTGATCACGCTTAGCAAGACCTTCGGTACGACTTATAACAGCACGGATTTCGTGTTTGGTGGAGGGAATTGATCGAATGTTTTAGCGAAAGGCTGGAGCCATTGGTCGAAAAAGGCACTTAATTCAAAACAAGTACGTTGAATTGATCGTGTGCTGAAAAGTAAGCCTCACGTCATTCCATGGAGCGATTGAAACTATTTAGCTCGGAAAACTGTAGGGATTATGATACTTTTAAGGAATAATTAATCTAGGGTTTTATGAAGATCTTGAGATACATGTTGGGTTTGGCGTTGATGATTTCCTTCATCTCGGCGGATAACCCGGAAAAAGAAGAGACCCGTGCGGGTGAGGTCGAGTGGATTTCCTTTGAGGAAGCGCTGAAAAGAAATGAAGAAGAGCCTCGTAAGATCCTGGTGGATTTCTACACAGACTGGTGTGGCTGGTGCAAACGCATGGATCGGGACGTTTATTCACGAGCCGAGATCTCGGAGTACTTGAACGACAACTTCTACGCAGTTAAGTTCAATGCAGAGAAATACAAAGAAGACATTGAATTTCATGGACATACGTTTAAATATGTTCCACCACCACAAGGAGGCAGAAATGGTATCCACGAGTTGGCTTATGCTTTGATGAATAAAAAGGCCTCTTATCCAATGACCGTATTTATTGATGAGGAATTGAACCCTCTCCAGGCCATTCCTGGCTATCAAAAAGCACCATTTTTTGATACGATCATCAAATACATTGGTGGAGATAAATATAAAAATACGCCTTGGCAAGATTTTCAGAACTCTTACGACAGTCCTCTTGGACCTTGATAAGACCTGTGATAAAAAATATTTTTAAAGGGTTCTTGCAACCCTTTTTTTTGTGCCTTGTCATTTAGGAAATGCACGATCAGAATAAACGAGTATTATGAAAAAATTAGTTGCCTATTCAATTTGTCTTTTCTTCTGCCTGACCGCTGTGATAGCGCAGGATCGAGATACCAGAAAACTCAAGTCTTTTTCATCTATTTCAGTTGGTGAGGCCATTGATGTAGAAGTGAAAGCCGGGAATGAAGAAAAGGCCATTGTCGAAGTAGATGGTACCAGCCCAGACAATGTGTTGACGGAGGTTTTTGGCAGTCGTCTGAAGATCAGAATGCGTCAGGGCAATTGGAGAAACGTGAGTGTGCGTGTCTATGTGACTTACAAAGAGCTGGAAGAGATTGATGTGTCTTCAGCTGCAGATCTTTCTTCAGATGGACCAATTAAGTCGGAATCCCTGGAAATTGAAGTGAGCAGTGCAGGCGATGTGGAAGTAGAAGTGGATGTAGAAGAGTTGGAGGTCCGCGTCAGTAGTGCGGGTGACCTCACCATTGAAGGAAAGGCGATCAAGCAATATGTGAGAGTTAGCAGCTCAGGAGATTATGACGGTTACGATCTGGAAAGTGAAGAAGCAGAAGTAGATGCCAGCAGTTCAGGAGATGCACGCGTTTTTGTTACCAAAGAACTTGAAGCAGATGCGAGCAGCTCAGGTTCTGTTTATTACCGTGGCAATCCAACTAAAGTCTATGCGGACTCAAGTAGTGGCGGGCGCGTAAGAAAGTCTTAAGTTCCTGAAACATTTTCAGTATACTAAGGAGTTAGCCTGTGTAGATTTGCACAGGCTTTTTTATGCGATTTCTCTTATGCTTTTCTGTGTTGTTATTCCTGGCCAGCTGCCTCGATAACGATGATACCCGACGAGACCGGTTTTTTCTTCAGGGGAACGATGCCCTTTCACTCAAAGATTATGACAAAGCGATCCATTACTTTGATAATGCGGTCCGCATTGATCCGGACTTTTCATTAGCATATAACAACCGCGGTGTGGCTAAAATGAATGATGACCGTGCTGCCGAGGCCATCCTGGACTATAACGAAGCCATCAACATCAATCCCAGGTACTACGAAGCGATCGGCAATCGTGCTTATGCCTACGAGCAAGTCAATCGATTCGCACCCTCGCTGAATGATTGGAAGGCACTAATCCAGGTCTTTCCCGATTCTGCCTTCCTGCACCAGTCCAAAGCCATCGTTTTGACCAAAAGCCGGGCTTACGGTGAAGCAGCGCAAGCCTTTGAGGAAGTACTTCGATTGGAGCCAGCCAATGATGAAGCCATGGTGAACATGGGTACCCTTCGGCACTATCAAAAGCAGGATGAAGAAGCGCTGGAATGGTTAGAAAAGGCGCTGGCAGCCAATGCGGACAATGCCCATGCTTACAATACACGCAATCAAATCCAATTGGCCAACCAAGATTATACAGGTGCAATGGAGAGCATCATCAAAGCCCTGGAACTTGAGCCAGACAATCCTTATTTTTTGAATAATCGCGGGAAGACCTGGCTTGAAATGGATTCGCTCGAATCAGGGATCGCTGACATCAATCGAAGCATTTTATTAGACGGTACCAACATGTGGGCTTACCGAAACAAGGGTATTTACAACTTGAAAAAAGGAGATGCTGCCTCAGCAATTCGATACCTGGAGCAGGTTCGAGATTCAAAAAACTTCGTAGAAAATATATACGGCTATCTCGGAGAGGCTTATTTCCAAAATGGAAACTCATCAAAAGCTTGTGAGGCCTGGAAACAAGGTGTAGAGGAAGGAGATCAATGGGCGGAGAAAAGATTGGTATCAGCTTGTGGAAACTGATTTCGTTCACGTTAGTCCAATTTCTTCGATCTTTGGATTGATAGCCTTCAGGTGTTCAATGAATTTCCGCTCGTTCGCTGGGGATACGAGTAATTCACCTTCTGCATGAGTGATTCTGATTCTTTTCAATCCATTCGCTGGGGAGGCCATGGCATGATAAGTACGTTCCAGCATCCAGATATCTTCAGGTAAAATCCTTCCTTCTGTGATTGGTCCTACCTTGATAGTAAGTTCATCCCTATTTAATCGATATCGTGTGCCCAACATTACTGTCACAAGGAATCCAAGCATCGGGACCCAGATCAACATCAATAATATGGCGTGAAAAATATTCGGATGAGAAAATGCTGGCTTAACTGTGAGGTAAAAAACCACCCCGATGATCAACCAAATGAA belongs to Cytophagales bacterium and includes:
- a CDS encoding aminotransferase class V-fold PLP-dependent enzyme, which translates into the protein MDKRTFIKQFSALSMGAPFTLQHLDQLVATKADVTPAQLAQDETFWKTIRKGYRLKDEYINLENGYYCIQPEETLENFIQHVREVNYQGSYYMRTVQWENKKKSSEKLAAMAGCSPEELVITRNTTESLDLIIAGVPWQEGDEAVMAEQDYGAMLNQFTLMESRHGIVAKRVSLPNHPNNDEEIVDLYAAAITEKTRLLMVCHLVNITGQVLPIRKICDMAHSKGVEVMVDGAHAFAHLDFNIPDLDCDYYGTSLHKWLSVPLGAGFLYVKKGKANNITPLLAEGPRDADDITRLNHIGTHPVHTDLTILNAIDFHNKIGTKRKEARLKYLQDYWTSKVRDLPQVNVNTPKEMERHGAIGNVGIEGMEPSTLAKKLLDEHNIWTVAIKRINVEGVRVTPNVYTTTEELDAFVQALKVLSGNA
- a CDS encoding DUF255 domain-containing protein; this translates as MKILRYMLGLALMISFISADNPEKEETRAGEVEWISFEEALKRNEEEPRKILVDFYTDWCGWCKRMDRDVYSRAEISEYLNDNFYAVKFNAEKYKEDIEFHGHTFKYVPPPQGGRNGIHELAYALMNKKASYPMTVFIDEELNPLQAIPGYQKAPFFDTIIKYIGGDKYKNTPWQDFQNSYDSPLGP
- a CDS encoding head GIN domain-containing protein; the encoded protein is MKKLVAYSICLFFCLTAVIAQDRDTRKLKSFSSISVGEAIDVEVKAGNEEKAIVEVDGTSPDNVLTEVFGSRLKIRMRQGNWRNVSVRVYVTYKELEEIDVSSAADLSSDGPIKSESLEIEVSSAGDVEVEVDVEELEVRVSSAGDLTIEGKAIKQYVRVSSSGDYDGYDLESEEAEVDASSSGDARVFVTKELEADASSSGSVYYRGNPTKVYADSSSGGRVRKS
- a CDS encoding PH domain-containing protein, which produces MKPTTYRSSISPILWTFIWLIIGVVFYLTVKPAFSHPNIFHAILLMLIWVPMLGFLVTVMLGTRYRLNRDELTIKVGPITEGRILPEDIWMLERTYHAMASPANGLKRIRITHAEGELLVSPANERKFIEHLKAINPKIEEIGLT
- a CDS encoding tetratricopeptide repeat protein, whose amino-acid sequence is MRFLLCFSVLLFLASCLDNDDTRRDRFFLQGNDALSLKDYDKAIHYFDNAVRIDPDFSLAYNNRGVAKMNDDRAAEAILDYNEAININPRYYEAIGNRAYAYEQVNRFAPSLNDWKALIQVFPDSAFLHQSKAIVLTKSRAYGEAAQAFEEVLRLEPANDEAMVNMGTLRHYQKQDEEALEWLEKALAANADNAHAYNTRNQIQLANQDYTGAMESIIKALELEPDNPYFLNNRGKTWLEMDSLESGIADINRSILLDGTNMWAYRNKGIYNLKKGDAASAIRYLEQVRDSKNFVENIYGYLGEAYFQNGNSSKACEAWKQGVEEGDQWAEKRLVSACGN
- a CDS encoding alpha/beta hydrolase, translating into MNRIIFLWLFYSISSMTNAQENIPVYLIPGQGGDGRLFNNLTLPKGFEARHVVYERPEAGMSMQDYAKQLTRQIDTTNKFILLGVSLGGMLATEMSELVDAEKVIIISSAKGRHELPGRYTFQSKVPIYKLVSPKTAKFGAKLLQPIVEPDRQKEKETFKAMLRDKDAIFLRRTIEMIMHWDRTDAPKNIIHIHGNKDHTIPIRKVDYDILVPGGSHMITLTRGEEISQLVKEVLLDKSPSS